The Elgaria multicarinata webbii isolate HBS135686 ecotype San Diego chromosome 15, rElgMul1.1.pri, whole genome shotgun sequence sequence atttatattatattatatatatatatatatttgtatcccgccttttgcccaatactgggcctcaaggcagtcttacaaagtttaaaacatacattttaaaacataggaaaagaaatgtaaaataataataataataataataataataataataataataataataataataataatttaaaaataaataaataaaaaagtttaaaatacacaacaaaattataagtcattaacatagatggaggaccagataactctccaaaggcctgctggaacaaacatgtttttgcctgcttccgaaagcccatcaaggagggagccagcctagcttccccaggaagggagttccaaagcacaggagcagccaccgagaaggccctctcccatgttcccaccaagcgcgcctgtgaagatggtgggactgaaagaagggcttctccagaagatctcaaagcacaggcaggctcataagggagaataaggtctttcaaataacctggacccgagccatatagggctttataggtcataaccagcactttgacttgtgcccggaaacagactggaactGAAGCCAGTCTGTTTTGTAAGATGTTACAAAAAATGGtgaggagtgggggaggaaagaaagtgtTGACATCATGGAGCGTGCCtggtcagagtcttaagatgaaaTGTGGGAGGAGGCTTCAGACGTTTAAATTACGCTCTGCCTTTAGGACCGCTGGGACACTGTTACGTCCCTTAAGTCATCATTTGCCCTCCTCCTAATTCTCCCCCTCCAGTGGGCATATTGCAAATTACTCCCTCACTTTAGTGTTCACTCCTCTAGCAGACTTGTTGGTCTAGCTCTTATGTAGTCTTTTTGTGCACTGTGAAAACTGTGTTTTCAGCAGGCATGTGGAATAGTAATAACTCATTGCTGTCTACTGTTGAGCTGTTCCGTGGTATTGTTGAGTTTGAGTCTTACTTTCAGACACCTTTGGTTtcttaggctgccatcctatggTCCGTGTGAGGGCATCCCAGGGACTATAAGACTCATCAGTTCTCCACTGCCAGCCACGGTGGAAACAACTTGGAAACATCAGGACTCCAATGTCAGAGTGGGAGCAAAGAGTACATGAAGGAGGAGGCTTGGAGGCTCCTAAGACCCCCTGCCTCCCAGGATAAACATCACAGCAAGGGGAAGCTGACTCCAGACATCGCTCAGAGAAGGAATGgctgcagggagcttgtttcACTCTTTCCTGCCAGAAATAACACCTATAAGAATTTTGAAACTAAGGCCTGGTGCCGGCTttgccctttttcctcctcccacccaatcatttttccttttgtgttgtgtcttttagattgttagCCTGAGAGCAAGGACTGCCTTACTGGAAGCCTTTCTGGGAGCCATTTtaggctgaagagcagggtaaaaatgctgtaaataaataaataaataaataaataaaacagaccaGCTACTGTTCAATGCCAGTCTTGGAGCTCATGTAAATAAATCCACTCCCACTGGTTTCCAATGGGAGGGaattcacaaaataaaacaaaatctggCCCTGGAAAGAGAGGGGTAAGTGGAGATGTAATTCCTCACTGTCTTTCGTCCTGCCGGGCTTTTGCTCCAGCAGTGCTCTGGAACTGTCAGAGGCTCCAATGTCCCAGCTCTCCACCAGAGGAGGTACGACTGCCTTTTAAGTGATAGAAAGGCTGGTGACAAAAATGTTTTACTATAAAAATAGAAGTACAAATAAGTTCAGAAACAAATAACTACAAGAGATTGCTGTTTTTGATATGTTGTACACCAACTTGGTGGGTTTTGCAGAAAGGTGGTATAAAGAtactaaaaataaagtaaaacataTTGCTGTATTGTTGCTGGAGCTTTTCTAGTTATAGAATATATCTGAGAGCGTCTGTCTTGctgagaatcacacacacacaaacacacacacagagagacactcgGTGCCCCTGAGATTAAGCCACTGGAACTGCTCACACAGATAAAAACATTGACTTCAGTACAGCTCTTTATCTAGAAGATCTTCACTGTGATAGGAACCACTTTagggttttattatatttagagGTATAAAGTTATTTGTGTGAGCTACTAGTTCCCAGGATCAAATTATGAGGACTTTAATattcaggaagggggggggatgaaaaaaTGAAATGCTCTTCTACCTTAGCAGAGAACGCGCACTATTTCAAGCAAATTCATCTGaatattttgggggggaaacatgagCAAATCAAAGACAACAGCCTTATTCAAATGCCCACTGTGGAGGCTTTTCTAGAATGCAGCAATCATTTTCACAGATAAAACAATGAAAAGTCACTGTTAGGGCATGGTAGAGTCTAACCATTTTATTGTGAGATAAACTTTCACAGATGAAAACCCACTTTGTCTGATGCCTGTGATGAGTCGGCCGCTATAATCATCAAgagtttatgccacaataaaaatTGTTCGTCTTTAAGTTGCTACAAAACACTTTGTTCCAGAGGGCTAGCCGCGTCAGCCTGTGTTggggcaaaagcaacaaagagccttgtggcaccttgaagactccACAAACGTATAATGCTGCAAGCTTTTGTGGATTAGGGACTGCTCCATCAGACACAGTAACGTTCAATGATCACCATCCTCCTCGTCATCCGATGAAAAATGTTTCACTGGTGGTATTAATTTACTTAAATTAACGCATGCGATCCATGTCCAGTCTGTCAGGGGGCTTGGGGAAAGGGCTGGGCCGGGACATAAAAAGGGTCTGTGAGAAAGGAAACACCCAAGCTGGCAGCAAGGTGGGGTCATTGGAATGGCCAACCCTTCATTTGAATGCAAATGTTGTTTGGGAGCAACCAGTTATCTGTGACATCAGGCAGAACCTTAGTAAACTGTTACCCCCAGCACCTGGTAATACTATTGTTAATCATGTGTAGTAAAGAGACCTCAGGACTAGCATGAGTCATTTATAGAGCCAGTTGGGGCTagaaaagagagagtgagagaaagaggagggggtgTGAGATCAAACGAGTGGAGCAGGATGCTTTGGCAAGACAAAGCCAGGGGAAGAGCATCATGTATGTGAGTTATCTTTTGGAAAAAGAAGCCAGCATGTATCCGGGATCCGTaaggtgcaacagcagcagcagcagcagcagcaacaataacctGCCAGCACAAAACTTTGCCTCCTCAACACCCTACACAGATTACATGGGATACCATCATATGCAAAGTATGGACAACCGTGGACAACCTTCAGGGGCCTGGGGAGCACATTATGGCCTGCAAAGGGAGGATTGGAATGCTTACGGCCCAGGACCCTCCAGCACTGTGACACCCACACCAATGAACGGATCATCTCCTGGACAGGTTTCCTACAGTTCTGCTGATTACAACTCCCTGAATCCCGCTGGATCGGGGGCTTTACCTCCTGTAGATACAATTAATACAGAGCAAATCTCTCCCCACAGTCAAAGACACAGCTCTTATGAATGGATGAGGAAAACAGTCCAATCCACTTCAACAGGTATGTTGGCGAGGACTAAATTTATACTAAAGAAATCTCTAACGTTATTCTGTACCAGTTCCCACTCACCTCCATAAGACAATGGAATACTCTTTCCCAAGATGAAAAAGGTTCTCTCATTATCACTCACTCATCTGCTGACTGAGCTTTTGAACAATGACTTTGATTTAGTGTCCTTCTGACATCAATATAGGAACAAATAACGTTTTCATGTTGTATATTCAGAAACAAAGTTTTCTTTGGTGGGTGGAGGGAGTTAAACGAAAATGTTAGGTGATAAATGTGAAAACCCTGCAATTTAACTTCAGCACAGCTGTTATCAATGTTGAATGGAAGTAAATTCCAATTAAGCTTTTTCCTAAATAAAAGTATAGATGACTGCAGCCTTAAACATGTTTgttaatattgggttggatccagacttactcagagtagacccattgatatTAATGGGATTTAATGGGTCTATgggtaagtctggatccaactcattgcattttaatacatttctgATTTAAGAGTAAACTTTTCTACTAGTTTATATGACAAAAGAACTAAAATGGTATTTAAGGAGAAATGTATTCACTGAAAGCTTCATAATTTCAGAGGCCTGCATGAGTAATGAAAGGGAGGTCCGTAGCTCCAGATACTGATTATATGTTCAATTATAGGGTTTCTCACATTAACACTTCAAATGGAAATACTGGATGAAAGGGCCTCCTTCACTTTAAAATGCTAGACGCCCTCAGAGAATGCAGGAATCTAAAACACACAACCAGTTACACAAACCAGTTACACAAACCAGTTACACAAACCAGTTTGATCTCTTCTTGGGCCACTCTCTGGGTTTTTAATAGCAAGCTGGTAAAGAAAAAAGTGTATGACATTTATAAAATATATCTCAGACCTTCAGGAAAATACTCTAGTGATAGATAGATTGGAGACAttctggcagcagcagtggggataCTGCTAGAATAGTAAATATCCAATCATGATACAGGCACTGCAGGCGAATAATGAAATGATTAGAAAATTCTGATTGCAAAGAGCTGCATAAAAAAGATGCTGGCGATCTCTTGGTTTCTGAGCAACCACAAAAGTCTCTTACGTTTTGACTCAGTTCTTGTGAGATGGTGGAACCTTTAGCTGTAATATCTGGTACTCCATAAAGGAATAAATGATGTTAGGATTTCAAATGAGTCAGGCACACATTAAGAATGGTGGTACTGAGAGAGGAGGACGTCCTACAGACCTTGAGTGCTTTTAGCTTTCATCTAGCTCTGTGGCTATAAAAATAATTGTGCAAACCTATTCCTCTTTGCTGAATAACTTCTGTTCAGAAAAGTCTGATTAGTGCATGGATCATCCAAGAGCTAAACTGTGATACCACATCTTATCACTAAACTTTATGGAATGCTGAACTTCACAGATATTATGGGgacaatccatggttcaaattATTATAAGTGACCCAAGGAAGCCTTATAGAAAACTATCTCCCATCCCTATTTATCAGGGACAATCTCCATTTTCAGATATTTATCCATTTTGATTCACTGTTGGGGTGATTTTAGAGATGTCTTTTCAAAATGCTGTGAGTTGTCATTCTTAGATTTCAGCATGCTCTCCTCTAGGAGTTAAATCTCTGAGACTCATACGTTGTGCTTGCATGAcattcctaaacacacttaaCAAGCCACATTGGACACAGTGGGGTTTATTTTGAAGCATTGTATAGTGCACAGCCTGCACATATAATAGAAGAATTAGTTTTGGCATTTTTAACCAAAAGAACAACCCTGCCCTTTCCTTTGTGTAGGACAGCTTCTATGCCATAAATGAAACCAATAAGCAGAGAAGACTTCAGCTATGAATGGTACTGCAATACCACTTTTCAactgtgaaatgttggagagtGTGTTAGATAGAGACACAAGTATATAGACACTTCCTAACTCATACTGCAAAACCACAGGCTTAACTATAGTGGTTTTGATCCACAGACAATTCCAAGGGAGCTTAAACAGAGCTCTTTGAAATCCTTTGGTACTCAACAAGAAGGATcagtccagtccagcactctgtcttcAGTCATGGCTGCAAGATACCTTGAAATGTTCACAAGCTGTGCCTGATGAAAATAGCCATGCCCTGCTGTTTGCCCCCAGCAATGAGAGGTCCACTGCCTCTAATTGTGGAGGCTCCATTTGGCTTGTCGTGGTTAAGATCTAttgatagacttatcctccataaaagcatttactgttttttaaaaacccttccaAAATCAGAGGACTTCACCACCTTTTGTGGTAATGATTTCCAAAACTTTAGGGATGTGTTATAAGAAGTAGGGCCtgattttgtctgtcctgaatctaacTGCCAATCAGTTGCATTGAATGAACTCTCCCAAGTCCTTGTATCACTAGCAAGTGAGAAAAACATTTACTTTCACACCATTTTATAGACCTCTGTCAAGTCCTAACTCTTTAGATGTCTCTCTGCGTAAACTAAAAAAAGACCTTGAGCCTCGTATGTTTTCCTGGTAAGGAGAGGTTAGGTTGGCCATCTGTACCTTCTCTCACTCTACAATACCCTTTTGGAGATGGGGTGGCCAGAACTGTGTATAACACTGTAAATGTGGACACAACATAAGTTTTATAGGACTGTATTAAGATTTAAAGTTAGAACCTGCAAATATGGCCCAAAAAACATTTTGATGCAACACATTGTCACAAATATCTTGCAGTTCTGGAGATGTGCTGGCCAGCATCTATTGATGCAACAGATTTGGTACTTAACATAGCAGATGGCCAAATTTCTTAGTTGTTCAATTGCTTTTTAAGGTTTATTTAGAACCCAGAGTGCCAGCAGCTTCAATGCAAGATGAGAGACATTAGAGGCTTTCAAACTGCGTTGCAGGGTACTTTCTATCTAAGGCAGTTTGACCACGATTCACCATTCCTTTTAGAGATGACAGGCTCAGACAGCATACCTGCCTTTAAATAACAATTTTTATCGCATCAGAAATTGAGACCCTATCATAAATATTTGTTTTGCATCATTCTGAATCCCACCTTTGCATGTCAATTCACTACAAATCTTGCGGCAGGTGGGGAGAGCACAGGTCTGGGTATGTCTTCCACCACAGTCTGTTTTTGTACAGCCATAGTGAGGATAGAACTGGGTCAATGCCACATGTGCTGTTTGTGCCTTAGAACACAGGCAGACAGGCTTGCAAGGTCTGCTTCGACCAAAACCCCAAGGTTCACCAACCAGAGTCAGGTGGAAAATAGTGGCTtgggatggctcagttcagatgtaatgatgTCGGTCCAATCAATGAACCATGGTGTATCAAAATGAGAACTAGCCTGGTGCATGgatacttcctcctcctcttgcttcctcctcttccatgcCTTAACGCAACACTGCCAGTGTTTATTAAACCTTATACCAGAAAAGGGAAACTGGGCTTTAATCTCTAACTGTAACCCGAGATTGTAAACCAACgtttgatcctggtttgcaaGCCAGGCTTGTAGTCAGAAATTAGACcacagtttcccagtttggatgtaacagaAAATGGCGCATAAAGGGAGGAAGGGAATGTCCGTTAAGGAATGGGAGAAGTGTGCATtaggagaggaaggaggagggaccATGTAGGCACTATATTCTAGGTCTGAAAAGCCGTGGTTTATTAAAATAGGGTCATTATATCTGAATAGGACCTGAGAATTAAAGAATAGGCTACCGCCAAGCATGTGGTCAACCCAAGCATTTGTTTCaagtaccagaactgagcttGCAGTCCTTTCACAGACAAAACCACTCCTTGGTACCCACCAAACCTTCCTGCTTTCAATGGTCCAATTGGCAAGGGAGAAGCATTTTTGTTGTCAGTATTGTTAAATAGCTAACAACTGCCAATCTACCACAGAGATCTACCAGAAGATTCTGGCCTGCCTTTTACATGCCCCTCTGCCCTAGAACATTTccctcccatcccacccccaccgaAGACATTTTGCAATATGCATGGATTCCTTAGTGGAAAACTCACTGTAGGATGCGTTTCCTCAGGGTAAAACTTTTGAAAATTACAGTCTTAGATTGATGGATTTAGACTTACCCAATGCCACTTACTCAGTGAGCTTAATGGCTAAGAAGAGATTTGAACTTGGTCTTTTCATATCTAAGCCCCCAAATGCTCTATCTACCTGATCAGTAGCAACACcccttgtgtgtgtgcatgtgtatatgcaTGTGCATCTTATTTGGGGTTGGTCTGATTTGGCCCATGGACCTCCAGTTGCTGACACCTACTCTATCGGCTACACCACGCTCCTGGTCAGAAGCATTCAGGCACAGTGCTAACGGGACCAGCTGGTGGCAATATGGAACAGATTAATCTGTGGCAATCTGGCAAAGGCTCGGTGCCCAAGCGCCCCAAAATTCTCCAAGCTCTCCAAGCCTAGAATTTACCAGATACTTCATTGCTTCCTCACTTGAGTCTACTCCACACATATGGAAGAGTATTGCGGGGAGAGGGAAGATAGAATAGACTTTACCACTTGAGACTGCAGGTGGGAGATACCATGCTTAAATGCTCTTTCATTTAACAagataggctgtgttcagaagacaccttaaaccgtggctttaaccacagtgaataaagcaaaaaaagccttattcactgtggttaaagccatggtttaaggtgtcttctgaacgggcccatagaAAACTTTTACATCAGGGATAACGATTCTACCTGTTCTCGTTTTATACGTGCAGGGAGTTTTGTGGTTATTTTTGTGGCTGTGTTCCCAACATATGGGAGGATTCGACAATGTGATCCCCACCAGCAGTCTAAAGGGCTGCTGGGCTTCTACCACCTCACTCTGTTGCCAgacctttctctccttccccaacTCATCCCTTTTTCACTGCTGTCAATGCATATTGCAAAGCAGAGAAGGATGCTCTGAACCAAAGCCCAAAGAGCCAGCAGTCCTTCTCATAAACCTGCTCACGCCCAGTGCTAAGTACTGAATGGGATGTGAGCTTTGCAACACAGCATAGACAAGTCCACAGCTTTGGGGGCTTATGCCCTAAATCTACGTAAAACTCATTACAAAGCGGTGTGTGGATAACACAACGCAAGACTAGGTGGACTTTGGTGAGTTCCAGCAAGGCAGTATTTATGGTACATCCTACAAGAGCCCACAGCTAATCAGCAAGCCTGTTGCATGTACATGTAGCCACATACTTACAGGTGCACACTTCCTATCTGGGAGAGCCAAATGCCTTCATGCAGAAGGGAGCTGAGTTAGCCTGTTGTTGTAAAGACAAAAGCAAGTATTTCAGATGCCACTGGACGCACTGTTAAATTCCTTCATGGAAGCAACATCTGTGTAACTGCTGGGTGCTCTCAGAAGCCTggaatcacgtgaagtactggttcctctctattcggccctggttaggcctcatctagagtattgcatccaattctgggctccacaattcaagaaggacgtagacaagctggagcgcgtggagaggagggcaaccaggatgatcaggggtctggaaacaaagccctatgaagagagactgaaagaactgggcatgtttagcctagagaagagaagattgaggggagacatgatagcactcttcaaagacttaaaaggttgtcacacagaggagggccaggatctcttctcgatcctcccagattacaggacacagaataatgggctcaagttaaaggaagccaaattccagctggacatcaggaaaaacttcctgactgttagagcagtacaacaatggaaccagttacctagggaggttgtgggctctcccacactagaggccttcgagaggcagctggacagccctctgtcagggatgctttaaggcagattcctgcattgggaagggggttggactcgatggccttgtaggtcccttccaactctgctattctatgattctatactgttGTGCTAGCCAGGCAAATAAGTGCAATGAAAAGGACAAAGGAATATCTCTTATTGACTCAACTTCCATAATCCAATTGTATGCTTTCCAGTGGTACGGATTTTTCTGCCTGAAGAAATCCCAGCACTGTTTGATTGACTTTATTTTCTCATGTTTAGGAACCAAACAGAACCTGCAGGTTTGTAGTCAAGCCATTCTCAGTCCACATTGA is a genomic window containing:
- the LOC134409148 gene encoding homeobox protein CDX-4-like is translated as MYVSYLLEKEASMYPGSVRCNSSSSSSSNNNLPAQNFASSTPYTDYMGYHHMQSMDNRGQPSGAWGAHYGLQREDWNAYGPGPSSTVTPTPMNGSSPGQVSYSSADYNSLNPAGSGALPPVDTINTEQISPHSQRHSSYEWMRKTVQSTSTGKTRTREKYRVVYTDHQRLELEKEFHYNRYITIRRKSELAANLRLSERQVKIWFQNRRAKERKLMKKKMTNFDGSSLGSIQSDSGSMSPIPIPDPQTHSEMAGTLFPPPPLPPPPPPLPMNGLQHNGNLQQVVASQ